In Mastacembelus armatus chromosome 5, fMasArm1.2, whole genome shotgun sequence, a single genomic region encodes these proteins:
- the ora3.1 gene encoding olfactory receptor class A-like protein 4 — protein MTRVAHKINTELLKASAISRSCWRLSWSSYIQTRCDVGDCFTDKAAGTWPIINDKDKNLAIMGRRIIASPVQISFYFILLIMGILGNTTVVRVLGKSIFVDPTGTRNSDIIIFNMALSNLVVCLMRNTVLAISDLGLELSVSKLSCQFLMGVWVWLRSVNVWSTFFLSAFHLLTLRRVTPMFGNLQRGMSKPLLLSLGIIWFFNYICAIPAHIFSTKGGVNTTETLMLVSSTTRPVLSCVWNFSSTYSGLAYATTSMVIHEILPILLMIFTNICSIYTLYKHASRRSLVQDASVIKRIPAERRAAKVILMLITLFIASWGTSVISVTYFNYKRSSSSEFFLIITRFSNIIFIALSPAALAFGHRQLRSFIKSFLTY, from the exons ATGACCAGAGTAGctcataaaataaacacagaattACTTAAGGCGTCAGCCATCAGTCGTAGCTGCTGGCGTCTGTCATGGTCGTCATATATCCAGACCAG GTGTGACGTAGGTGACTGCTTCACAGATAAGGCTGCTGGGACATGGCCTATAATAAACgacaaagacaaaaaccttGCGATAATGGGACGTCGTATCATCGCATCCCCTGTACAAATTTCCTTCTACTTTATCCTGCTGATAATGGGCATCCTGGGTAATACCACTGTGGTCAGGGTGCTAGGTAAGAGTATATTTGTGGACCCCACAGGGACACGTAACTCGGATATCATCATTTTTAACATGGCGCTGTCCAACCTGGTGGTATGTTTGATGAGGAACACGGTGCTTGCCATTTCAGATCTGGGACTCGAG CTGTCCGTATCCAAATTGTCATGTCAGTTCCTGATGGGTGTCTGGGTGTGGCTGCGATCAGTCAATGTGTGGTCAACATTCTTCCTCAGTGCCTTTCACCTCCTGACTTTGAGGAGAGTGACTCCTATGTTTGGGAACCTTCAGAGGGGCATGTCTAAGCCCCTACTGCTGAGTCTGGGCATCATCTGGTTCTTCAACTACATCTGTGCCATTCCTGCTCATATCTTTTCCACTAAAGGGGGGGTGAACACCACTGAG ACGCTGATGCTGGTGAGCAGCACAACACGCCCTGTGCTGAGCTGTGTGTGGAACTTTTCCTCCACCTACAGTGGTCTGGCCTATGCCACTACATCCATGGTGATCCATGAAATACTTCCCATACTCTTGATGATTTTCACCAACATTTGCTCCATTTACACACTCTACAAACATGCTAGTAGGCGGAGCTTGGTTCAAGATGCATCTGTAATAAAACGCATTCCTGCTGAGAGACGAGCGGCCAAG GTGATTCTCATGCTCATAACACTGTTCATCGCATCCTGGGGAACCAGCGTTATCTCAGTCACCTATTTCAACTACAAGCGCAGCTCCTCATCTGAGttttttctgatcattactCGTTTTTCTAATATCATCTTCATCGCCCTGTCACCTGCTGCTCTTGCGTTTGGCCATCGGCAGCTACGTTCTTTCATCAAGTCTTTTCTGACTTACTGA
- the fndc10 gene encoding fibronectin type III domain-containing protein 10, with protein sequence MKSHQRPSLLALSALLLCTLHQTAASSSSASSSSSSTTSSPSEEKGRSNGGTSQNWLKQTHSHYGNHSHENSFSSNTSTTVTSERSGRAPSWSPEEGVSPLCAYRVIEGGIGGQLCFRHTLFGYKCHKGDCRAAVSLGNLVANILINGSVLLQWTQEGGPTMTGRNTNETAAGQKSSDGPAMNVRRMETLKSNAVSSGRRHRRGGYELSCWWNGSYTQFECAGVHLGSGCRDFLLTELHENIPYRLCLRPLARSDPAQRADQQDCVEFTLPPSGMQDIVIAMTTVGGAICVMLVIICLLVAYITENIMSPSAQHTYSYRTHSRH encoded by the coding sequence ATGAAAAGCCACCAGCGACCATCACTGCTGGCCTTATCGGCTCTCCTGCTCTGCACATTACACCAGACAGCTGCGTCCAGCAGCTCAgcatcatcctcctcatcatcaacaacatcatCGCCATCAGAGGAGAAAGGCAGGAGTAATGGGGGGACATCCCAAAACTGGCTCAAACAGACTCACAGCCACTATGGGAATCACAGCCACGAAAATAGCTTCTCTTCCAATACCAGCACTACTGTGACATCTGAAAGGTCTGGCCGAGCACCCAGCTGGAGTCCAGAGGAAGGGGTGTCACCACTGTGTGCCTACCGAGTGATAGAGGGAGGCATTGGGGGACAGCTGTGTTTTCGGCACACGCTATTTGGGTATAAGTGTCACAAGGGAGACTGCAGGGCTGCAGTGTCTTTGGGGAACCTGGTGGCAAATATTCTTATCAATGGCAGTGTACTGTTACAGTGGACCCAAGAAGGAGGGCCCACGATGACTGGCCGAAATACAAACGAGACTGCGGCTGGGCAGAAGAGCAGTGATGGTCCTGCGATGAATGTACGAAGGATGGAAACACTAAAATCAAACGCTGTTTCCAGCGGTCGTCGCCACAGACGTGGAGGTTATGAGTTAAGCTGCTGGTGGAACGGGAGCTATACTCAGTTTGAGTGTGCCGGTGTCCATTTGGGTTCCGGCTGCAGGGACTTCCTCCTGACCGAGCTGCATGAGAACATCCCCTACCGACTCTGCCTGCGTCCCCTGGCCCGCTCTGATCCAGCTCAAAGAGCAGACCAGCAAGACTGTGTAGAGTTTACCCTGCCGCCATCTGGGATGCAGGACATTGTGATTGCCATGACGACCGTGGGGGGAGCTATTTGTGTGATGCTGGTCATCATCTGCTTGCTGGTGGCATATATCACAGAAAACATCATGAGCccctcagcacagcacacatACTCCTACCGCACTCACTCACGGCACTGA
- the ora4 gene encoding olfactory receptor class A-like protein 4 has product MSEVLILDAFLFGLLVFSGILGNILVIYVVFQAATESPSRRLSPSDTILVHLSLANLLTSLFRTVPIFVSDLGFDVSLSPDGCRVFMLLWVWWRAVGCWVTLTLSVFHCTTLRRQHVSFGALSQQRDRRRIWIVLGVVWGANLAFSLPALVYSTHVYSNTTVEMMVISCTTRPLLGCVWEFPSKEQGSAFASTSLALNELLPLVLMVCTNLSTLHALTKHIRAVTSGGESGGVLERQVSTERKAAHVIMALVFLFVVCWVLQVAAVTYYNHNRGQHSEGLLTVAQYSASLFGGFSPLVVALGHGKLRKRIMSMILGWSKALKRHSKDTESPKTKEERRKQTIFVVPKGSDVRKVEGNVIK; this is encoded by the exons ATGTCAGAAGTCCTCATTCTCGATGCTTTTTTGTTTGGGCTCTTGGTCTTTTCTGGCATTCTGGGAAACATTTTGGTCATCTATGTG GTGTTTCAGGCAGCCACTGAGAGCCCGTCTCGCAGGCTCTCTCCTTCCGACACCATTTTGGTGCATCTATCTCTGGCCAACCTGCTTACCTCACTTTTCCGCACAGTGCCTATCTTTGTGTCGGACCTGGGCTTCGATGTGTCCCTGTCTCCGGACGGGTGCCGAGTCTTTATGCTGCTCTGGGTGTGGTGGCGGGCTGTGGGCTGTTGGGTGACTCTCACCCTCAGTGTCTTCCACTGCACTACCCTACGGCGGCAGCATGTGTCCTTTGGAGCTCTCTCGCAGCAGAGGGATAGGCGGCGCATATGGATTGTTCTGGGGGTGGTCTGGGGAGCTAATCTGGCCTTCTCTCTCCCAGCACTTGTATATAGCACCCATGTTTACAGCAACACCACCGTGGAGATGATGGTGATCAGCTGTACCACCAGGCCTCTGCTGGGCTGCGTCTGGGAGTTCCCCTCCAAAGAACAGGGCTCGGCCTTCGCCTCTACTTCACTGGCCCTCAACGAGCTGTTGCCACTGGTGCTGATGGTTTGCACCAACCTGTCCACACTTCACGCTCTGACCAAGCACATCCGGGCGGTCACCTCAGGCGGAGAGTCAGGAGGAGTGCTGGAAAGGCAAGTGTCCACCGAGCGCAAGGCAGCTCATGTCATCATGGCACTGGTGTTCCTCTTCGTGGTCTGCTGGGTTCTCCAGGTGGCCGCGGTGACGTACTACAATCACAACAGGGGACAACACAGTGAAGGCCTGCTGACTGTGGCCCAGTACTCTGCCTCTCTGTTTGGAGGATTCAGTCCCCTGGTGGTGGCTCTGGGACACGGGAAGCTGAGAAAGAGAATCATGAGTATGATTCTGGGGTGGTCTAAAGCTCTGAAACGTCACAGCAAGGACACTGAATCTCCAAAGACCAAAGAAGAAAGGCGAAAACAAACGATTTTTGTTGTTCCAAAAGGGAGTGACGTCAGAAAAGTGGAGGGAAACGTAATAAAATGA